In Melospiza melodia melodia isolate bMelMel2 chromosome 30, bMelMel2.pri, whole genome shotgun sequence, the DNA window tcccctgtccccatcccctgtccctctgtctgtccccctgtctgtccccgtACCTGGCGTATCCGATGATGAGGCTCCCGAACACGGTGCCGATCCCCGCCCCCGAGCCCGCCACGCCCACGGTGGCGGCGCCGGCCCCGATGAACTTGGCGGCCGTGTCGATGTCCCGGGAGAGCGGCGAGCTGCGGAACTGCCGCCGGGGCTGCGGCGCGGCCAGCGACACCTGCGGGACACACgggggacagccatggggacacggggacagccatggggacaaccagggacacggggacagggacagcggcgAGCTGCGGGACTGCCGCACGGCCAGCGACACCTGCGGGACACGGGGGCAGCTCGGGGACACGACAGGGACGGGCAGGGACAgctcggggacatggggacacgacAGGGGCTGGCACTTAGCATGGGAATGGGGGCGCCAGTCCTACCCAACagcatgaggatgaggatgaggacagGAATGAGGATGGAAGATGAAGGATGAAGGATGGGGATGAGGCTGCCTCACCTGCGCGCTCTCCTCAGGCCTGCTGAACACAGCCACGGACACGGGCCTGGCcagagccctggagcagcagcggaactgcagggacagcacagggacagctggggacacctggggacacggggacagcccggCCCaaccacccccaaaccccaacccaaaccctgcagccgctccctgccagcacagctcagcattcCCAACCCTCAGGAGACCCTCGAGTGTTTTATGGAGCGCTGAACCCCccctaaaacaccccaaaatcggACAATGAAGGGTTATCAATGCAGGTGTTTTATTGAGCACTGAAACCCccctaaaacaccccaaaattggCCAATGAGGGGTTATCAATGCAGGTGTTCTATGGAGCGCCGAAACCCccctaaaacaccccaaaattggCCAATATAGGGTTATCAATGCAGGTGTTTCATGGAGCGCTGAACCCccctaaaacaccccaaaattggACAATGAAGGTTTATCAATGCAGGTGTTTTATTGAGCACTGAAACCCccctaaaacaccccaaaattggCCAATATAGGGTTATCAATGCAGGTGTTTCATGGAGCGCTGAACCCCccctaaaacaccccaaaattggACAATGAAGGTTTATCAATGCAGGTGTTTTATTGAGCACTGAAACCCccctaaaacaccccaaaattggCCAATGAGGGGTTATCAATGCAGGTGTTTTATTGAGCACTGAAACCCccctaaaacaccccaaaattggCCAATGAAGGTTTATCAATGCAGGTGTTTCTGTCCCAGCCCCCTGGACCAACCCCACACCCCCCAGGCCGAGCACGGCCAGGTGCCAGCCCCAGaaatcccattattcccattttcccccccattttctcccagaaaaaaaaaaaaaaaaaaaaagggggattcCAGAGCCACCCAAGGGAACcctgctctggtgctgctgctcccagccccggggctgagcTCGGTGCCAGCCACTCACACGTGTCACCAGAGGTCACCttgtcccctccctccctgctcagagccaggctgggaccgCCCGGATCCAGCTCAGACAGGGGAGGAACCcccaattccccaaatccccaattccccaattcccaaattccccaattcccaaattccccaattcccaattcctgcCAGGGCAGCACCTACCAGCGctggggagccgaggagagccacGGGAGCCTGCATGGTGCTGGATCTGCCACAGAAAAATGCAGAAATTGTAAATAAacttaaacaaaaacaacgggatGGATTGCCGGTGCTGCTGTGACCAggccacccctgtccccagcccggggcactgTCCCCAAGGTTGTGTCCCCAGGGCTTTGTCCCACTGACCCCGCTGTGTCCCCGGGGCTTTAACCCCGCTGTGTCCCCAAGGTTTTACCCCATTTTGTCCCCAAGGTTTTAACCCCACCATGTCCCGAACTGTCTCCAAGGATTTAACCCcattgtgtccccagtgtccccaaggttttaACCCCATTGTGTCCTCGGGGCTTTAACTCCATTGTGTCCCCAAGGTTTTAACCCCACCATGTCCCGAACTGTCTCCAAGGTTTTAACCCCATTGTGTCCCCAAGGTTTTgactcaccatgtccccaaggaTTTAACCCCTCCGTGTCCCGacttgtccccaccctgtccccaaggtTTTAACCCCACCCTGTCCGCACCGCGTCCCCGAGGCTTTAACCCCCGTGTCCCCGAGGCTTTAACCTCCccgtcccctccgtgtccccggCTGTCCCTCCGCCCTCACCCGGCCTCGTGTCCTTCCCGTTAATCCCCCGCTCGGTGCCTGTCCCGGTCGGCTCCTCCCGCCCTCCCTCCCACACCAGCGCCCTCACAACCCCCGAGGGCAGCGCAGGCCCCACCGCCCGCCGGGCAGCGAAGGGCACGACCCCAGCGAGCACCGGCCGGTcccgcagccctgcccagcagccccgggagccgcggcagccccgggatgggcgggcagggccgggccgggtccCACCTGCGCGGGGTCCGCtcgggccggcggcggcggcggctctgtGGGCAGCGTCACCTTGGCCGTGTCCCCCCCGGCGTCCTCCGCGCCCATTGGCTGCCGCCGCGCGCGCGCGCCCGCGCCCGCCCTCCCCATTGGCCGGGCGCCGAGGAAACCCCGCCTCCCCGCATCCGGGCatggggggaaggaggagggtggGGAAGGGCGGGGATGAGGGTAGTGATTGGTGGGTTGAGGGCGGTGGCGGTCGGTGATTGGGTGAGGCAGGTGTCAATCTGGCGgtgggcgggaaggggcggggccAGTGCCGTGAGGGAGGGATTGGGGTGAGGAGAGAGTTTGTGGggttaaaaggtttttttttgtgttaaaaagggtTAGTGGGGTCAGAGAGTGTTTGTGGGGTCAGAGAGTGTTTGTGGGGTCAGAGAGTGTTTGTGGGGTTAAAAAGAGGATGTGTGGGACCAGAAATATTCTGTGGGATCTGGGAAGGTTTTTTGGGATCAGAGAAGGTTCTGTAGGACCAGGCAGGGTTCTGTGGGGTCAGAAACGTCGCATTTCAGCTCGGGAttaaactcctttatttttatataataactcctgtattattattactatttgtcatttttgttattatttctcCTTTATTTCACCACCTGCTCCTCCCGCCGTGCCTGTGGGAATTCCATGGAAATCCTGGAGCTACGCGGCCCTGCtagggaaaaaaagcccaaaattccTAAAAATTCCCCTCAAGGCTTCTTTGGGAATGTGAtcacaaaaaaacccttaaatttggggggatttttgggatttcggGGACTCACGTGGCCCTGCAGAACTCGCCCGACAGCAGCCACGTCAGGAATT includes these proteins:
- the LOC134430978 gene encoding ATP synthase F(0) complex subunit C1, mitochondrial-like, producing MQAPVALLGSPALFRCCSRALARPVSVAVFSRPEESAQVSLAAPQPRRQFRSSPLSRDIDTAAKFIGAGAATVGVAGSGAGIGTVFGSLIIGYARNPSLKQQLFSYAILGFALSEAMGLFCLMVAFLILFAM